From a region of the Drosophila virilis strain 15010-1051.87 chromosome 3, Dvir_AGI_RSII-ME, whole genome shotgun sequence genome:
- the TfAP-2 gene encoding transcription factor AP-2-epsilon isoform X1, with the protein MHILHRTNDHQFEDQKFMMERLSGHGSLGLSSSSPAYTTHSGGHSGRGGPTSGHSGHSGTHGSAATMHHQSLQSDFQPPYFPPPFHHSAQSPPQQQISGYLQNHGPLEYLGTDPYGQPLSSLHHAPLHHYNQLAGLRSTQDQLGIHRTHRDDLQGHVTQLSHGFPYTERRSDYGSAISAGAAHGTRLGHEHESLALHQALQNAVDDVQAPALDDNVAFMSDLPLIKSMKSGKEAGNIGSGSPSEVFCAVPGRLSLLSSTSKYKVTIAEVQRRLSPPECLNASLLGGVLRRAKSKNGGRLLREKLEKIGLNLPAGRRKAANVTLLTSLVEGEATHLAKDFHFVCETEFPARQLAEYIVRHQTEPQDSYRRKEIILHSQQITKELMQILSQDRTTHFGTRSQHLLEPSMQRHLTHFSLITHGFGSPAIIAVLHAFQTFLNESLNYLEKLYPSNGGGMVSSSLDKSKLDNDKK; encoded by the exons GAACGCCTTAGTGGCCATGGTAGCTTGGGCCTGTCAAGCAGTAGCCCGGCCTATACAACCCATTCAGGTGGGCATTCAGGTAGAGGAGGACCAACGTCCGGACACAGTGGACACAGTGGCACCCATGGGTCGGCAGCTACCATGCATCACCAATCACTGCAGTCTGATTTTCAGCCCCCGTATTTTCCACCACCATTTCACCACTCAGCTCAAAGCCCTCCTCAGCAACAG ATATCTGGCTATTTGCAGAACCATGGACCGCTCGAGTACTTAGGAACGGATCCCTATGGCCAGCCGCTATCCTCATTGCATCACGCACCTCTTCATCACTACAATCAGTTGGCGGGCCTCAGGTCCACACAGGATCAACTGGGGATACACAGAACTCATAGGGACGACTTGCAAGGACATGTT aCCCAACTATCGCATGGTTTTCCGTACACGGAAAGAAGAAGTGATTACGGCAGTGCAATATCAGCAGGAGCAGCACACGGCACCAGACTTGGACATGAACACGAATCTCTGGCCTTACATCAAGCGCTGCAGAATGCGGTTGATGATGTCCAAGCTCCTGCCCTGGATGACAATGTGGCTTTCATGTCAGACTTACCTCTGATAAAAA GCATGAAAAGTGGGAAGGAGGCTGGAAACATAGGCTCCGGATCGCCCAGCGAAGTGTTCTGTGCAGTTCCGGGTCGACTCAGTCTTCTGTCAAGCACATCGAAATACAAGGTAACAATTGCCGAAGTCCAGCGGAGATTGTCGCCGCCCGAATGCCTGAACGCATCTCTACTCGGTGGCGTACTAAGAAG GGCAAAGAGCAAAAATGGTGGCCGACTCTTAAGGGAAAAGCTCGAGAAGATCGGCCTGAACCTGCCGGCCGGACGGCGAAAAGCAGCAAACGTGACACTGCTCACATCTTTAGTCGAGGGAGAAGCAACGCACTTGGCCAAAGACTTTCACTTCGTTTGTGAAACTGAGTTCCCAGCTAGACAATTGGCAGAATATATTGTGCGGCATCAAACAGAGCCCCAGGATTCCTATCGGCGGAAAGAAATTATACTTCACTCACAACAA ATTACAAAAGAGTTGATGCAAATATTGAGTCAAGATCGAACCACTCACTTTGGGACAAGATCACAGCATTTGCTGGAGCCCTCAATGCAGCGACATTTAACACACTTTTCCTTAATAACGCACGGATTCGGTTCTCCTGCAATAATAGCCGTGCTGCATGCTTTTCAg ACATTTCTAAATGAATCACTGAATTATTTGGAAAAATTGTACCCTTCGAATGGGGGCGGAATGGTATCTTCATCTCTGGATAAAAGTAAACTTGACAACGATAAAAAATGA
- the TfAP-2 gene encoding transcription factor AP-2-epsilon isoform X4, whose translation MSFLATLDANAWQERLSGHGSLGLSSSSPAYTTHSGGHSGRGGPTSGHSGHSGTHGSAATMHHQSLQSDFQPPYFPPPFHHSAQSPPQQQISGYLQNHGPLEYLGTDPYGQPLSSLHHAPLHHYNQLAGLRSTQDQLGIHRTHRDDLQGHVTQLSHGFPYTERRSDYGSAISAGAAHGTRLGHEHESLALHQALQNAVDDVQAPALDDNVAFMSDLPLIKSMKSGKEAGNIGSGSPSEVFCAVPGRLSLLSSTSKYKVTIAEVQRRLSPPECLNASLLGGVLRRAKSKNGGRLLREKLEKIGLNLPAGRRKAANVTLLTSLVEGEATHLAKDFHFVCETEFPARQLAEYIVRHQTEPQDSYRRKEIILHSQQITKELMQILSQDRTTHFGTRSQHLLEPSMQRHLTHFSLITHGFGSPAIIAVLHAFQTFLNESLNYLEKLYPSNGGGMVSSSLDKSKLDNDKK comes from the exons GAACGCCTTAGTGGCCATGGTAGCTTGGGCCTGTCAAGCAGTAGCCCGGCCTATACAACCCATTCAGGTGGGCATTCAGGTAGAGGAGGACCAACGTCCGGACACAGTGGACACAGTGGCACCCATGGGTCGGCAGCTACCATGCATCACCAATCACTGCAGTCTGATTTTCAGCCCCCGTATTTTCCACCACCATTTCACCACTCAGCTCAAAGCCCTCCTCAGCAACAG ATATCTGGCTATTTGCAGAACCATGGACCGCTCGAGTACTTAGGAACGGATCCCTATGGCCAGCCGCTATCCTCATTGCATCACGCACCTCTTCATCACTACAATCAGTTGGCGGGCCTCAGGTCCACACAGGATCAACTGGGGATACACAGAACTCATAGGGACGACTTGCAAGGACATGTT aCCCAACTATCGCATGGTTTTCCGTACACGGAAAGAAGAAGTGATTACGGCAGTGCAATATCAGCAGGAGCAGCACACGGCACCAGACTTGGACATGAACACGAATCTCTGGCCTTACATCAAGCGCTGCAGAATGCGGTTGATGATGTCCAAGCTCCTGCCCTGGATGACAATGTGGCTTTCATGTCAGACTTACCTCTGATAAAAA GCATGAAAAGTGGGAAGGAGGCTGGAAACATAGGCTCCGGATCGCCCAGCGAAGTGTTCTGTGCAGTTCCGGGTCGACTCAGTCTTCTGTCAAGCACATCGAAATACAAGGTAACAATTGCCGAAGTCCAGCGGAGATTGTCGCCGCCCGAATGCCTGAACGCATCTCTACTCGGTGGCGTACTAAGAAG GGCAAAGAGCAAAAATGGTGGCCGACTCTTAAGGGAAAAGCTCGAGAAGATCGGCCTGAACCTGCCGGCCGGACGGCGAAAAGCAGCAAACGTGACACTGCTCACATCTTTAGTCGAGGGAGAAGCAACGCACTTGGCCAAAGACTTTCACTTCGTTTGTGAAACTGAGTTCCCAGCTAGACAATTGGCAGAATATATTGTGCGGCATCAAACAGAGCCCCAGGATTCCTATCGGCGGAAAGAAATTATACTTCACTCACAACAA ATTACAAAAGAGTTGATGCAAATATTGAGTCAAGATCGAACCACTCACTTTGGGACAAGATCACAGCATTTGCTGGAGCCCTCAATGCAGCGACATTTAACACACTTTTCCTTAATAACGCACGGATTCGGTTCTCCTGCAATAATAGCCGTGCTGCATGCTTTTCAg ACATTTCTAAATGAATCACTGAATTATTTGGAAAAATTGTACCCTTCGAATGGGGGCGGAATGGTATCTTCATCTCTGGATAAAAGTAAACTTGACAACGATAAAAAATGA
- the TfAP-2 gene encoding transcription factor AP-2-epsilon isoform X5: MTLSYVDMPAVIEIQERLSGHGSLGLSSSSPAYTTHSGGHSGRGGPTSGHSGHSGTHGSAATMHHQSLQSDFQPPYFPPPFHHSAQSPPQQQNHGPLEYLGTDPYGQPLSSLHHAPLHHYNQLAGLRSTQDQLGIHRTHRDDLQGHVTQLSHGFPYTERRSDYGSAISAGAAHGTRLGHEHESLALHQALQNAVDDVQAPALDDNVAFMSDLPLIKSMKSGKEAGNIGSGSPSEVFCAVPGRLSLLSSTSKYKVTIAEVQRRLSPPECLNASLLGGVLRRAKSKNGGRLLREKLEKIGLNLPAGRRKAANVTLLTSLVEGEATHLAKDFHFVCETEFPARQLAEYIVRHQTEPQDSYRRKEIILHSQQITKELMQILSQDRTTHFGTRSQHLLEPSMQRHLTHFSLITHGFGSPAIIAVLHAFQTFLNESLNYLEKLYPSNGGGMVSSSLDKSKLDNDKK, encoded by the exons ATGACTTTATCTTATGTGGATATGCCTGCCGTAATTGAAATTCAG GAACGCCTTAGTGGCCATGGTAGCTTGGGCCTGTCAAGCAGTAGCCCGGCCTATACAACCCATTCAGGTGGGCATTCAGGTAGAGGAGGACCAACGTCCGGACACAGTGGACACAGTGGCACCCATGGGTCGGCAGCTACCATGCATCACCAATCACTGCAGTCTGATTTTCAGCCCCCGTATTTTCCACCACCATTTCACCACTCAGCTCAAAGCCCTCCTCAGCAACAG AACCATGGACCGCTCGAGTACTTAGGAACGGATCCCTATGGCCAGCCGCTATCCTCATTGCATCACGCACCTCTTCATCACTACAATCAGTTGGCGGGCCTCAGGTCCACACAGGATCAACTGGGGATACACAGAACTCATAGGGACGACTTGCAAGGACATGTT aCCCAACTATCGCATGGTTTTCCGTACACGGAAAGAAGAAGTGATTACGGCAGTGCAATATCAGCAGGAGCAGCACACGGCACCAGACTTGGACATGAACACGAATCTCTGGCCTTACATCAAGCGCTGCAGAATGCGGTTGATGATGTCCAAGCTCCTGCCCTGGATGACAATGTGGCTTTCATGTCAGACTTACCTCTGATAAAAA GCATGAAAAGTGGGAAGGAGGCTGGAAACATAGGCTCCGGATCGCCCAGCGAAGTGTTCTGTGCAGTTCCGGGTCGACTCAGTCTTCTGTCAAGCACATCGAAATACAAGGTAACAATTGCCGAAGTCCAGCGGAGATTGTCGCCGCCCGAATGCCTGAACGCATCTCTACTCGGTGGCGTACTAAGAAG GGCAAAGAGCAAAAATGGTGGCCGACTCTTAAGGGAAAAGCTCGAGAAGATCGGCCTGAACCTGCCGGCCGGACGGCGAAAAGCAGCAAACGTGACACTGCTCACATCTTTAGTCGAGGGAGAAGCAACGCACTTGGCCAAAGACTTTCACTTCGTTTGTGAAACTGAGTTCCCAGCTAGACAATTGGCAGAATATATTGTGCGGCATCAAACAGAGCCCCAGGATTCCTATCGGCGGAAAGAAATTATACTTCACTCACAACAA ATTACAAAAGAGTTGATGCAAATATTGAGTCAAGATCGAACCACTCACTTTGGGACAAGATCACAGCATTTGCTGGAGCCCTCAATGCAGCGACATTTAACACACTTTTCCTTAATAACGCACGGATTCGGTTCTCCTGCAATAATAGCCGTGCTGCATGCTTTTCAg ACATTTCTAAATGAATCACTGAATTATTTGGAAAAATTGTACCCTTCGAATGGGGGCGGAATGGTATCTTCATCTCTGGATAAAAGTAAACTTGACAACGATAAAAAATGA
- the TfAP-2 gene encoding transcription factor AP-2-epsilon isoform X2 translates to MTLSYVDMPAVIEIQERLSGHGSLGLSSSSPAYTTHSGGHSGRGGPTSGHSGHSGTHGSAATMHHQSLQSDFQPPYFPPPFHHSAQSPPQQQISGYLQNHGPLEYLGTDPYGQPLSSLHHAPLHHYNQLAGLRSTQDQLGIHRTHRDDLQGHVTQLSHGFPYTERRSDYGSAISAGAAHGTRLGHEHESLALHQALQNAVDDVQAPALDDNVAFMSDLPLIKSMKSGKEAGNIGSGSPSEVFCAVPGRLSLLSSTSKYKVTIAEVQRRLSPPECLNASLLGGVLRRAKSKNGGRLLREKLEKIGLNLPAGRRKAANVTLLTSLVEGEATHLAKDFHFVCETEFPARQLAEYIVRHQTEPQDSYRRKEIILHSQQITKELMQILSQDRTTHFGTRSQHLLEPSMQRHLTHFSLITHGFGSPAIIAVLHAFQTFLNESLNYLEKLYPSNGGGMVSSSLDKSKLDNDKK, encoded by the exons ATGACTTTATCTTATGTGGATATGCCTGCCGTAATTGAAATTCAG GAACGCCTTAGTGGCCATGGTAGCTTGGGCCTGTCAAGCAGTAGCCCGGCCTATACAACCCATTCAGGTGGGCATTCAGGTAGAGGAGGACCAACGTCCGGACACAGTGGACACAGTGGCACCCATGGGTCGGCAGCTACCATGCATCACCAATCACTGCAGTCTGATTTTCAGCCCCCGTATTTTCCACCACCATTTCACCACTCAGCTCAAAGCCCTCCTCAGCAACAG ATATCTGGCTATTTGCAGAACCATGGACCGCTCGAGTACTTAGGAACGGATCCCTATGGCCAGCCGCTATCCTCATTGCATCACGCACCTCTTCATCACTACAATCAGTTGGCGGGCCTCAGGTCCACACAGGATCAACTGGGGATACACAGAACTCATAGGGACGACTTGCAAGGACATGTT aCCCAACTATCGCATGGTTTTCCGTACACGGAAAGAAGAAGTGATTACGGCAGTGCAATATCAGCAGGAGCAGCACACGGCACCAGACTTGGACATGAACACGAATCTCTGGCCTTACATCAAGCGCTGCAGAATGCGGTTGATGATGTCCAAGCTCCTGCCCTGGATGACAATGTGGCTTTCATGTCAGACTTACCTCTGATAAAAA GCATGAAAAGTGGGAAGGAGGCTGGAAACATAGGCTCCGGATCGCCCAGCGAAGTGTTCTGTGCAGTTCCGGGTCGACTCAGTCTTCTGTCAAGCACATCGAAATACAAGGTAACAATTGCCGAAGTCCAGCGGAGATTGTCGCCGCCCGAATGCCTGAACGCATCTCTACTCGGTGGCGTACTAAGAAG GGCAAAGAGCAAAAATGGTGGCCGACTCTTAAGGGAAAAGCTCGAGAAGATCGGCCTGAACCTGCCGGCCGGACGGCGAAAAGCAGCAAACGTGACACTGCTCACATCTTTAGTCGAGGGAGAAGCAACGCACTTGGCCAAAGACTTTCACTTCGTTTGTGAAACTGAGTTCCCAGCTAGACAATTGGCAGAATATATTGTGCGGCATCAAACAGAGCCCCAGGATTCCTATCGGCGGAAAGAAATTATACTTCACTCACAACAA ATTACAAAAGAGTTGATGCAAATATTGAGTCAAGATCGAACCACTCACTTTGGGACAAGATCACAGCATTTGCTGGAGCCCTCAATGCAGCGACATTTAACACACTTTTCCTTAATAACGCACGGATTCGGTTCTCCTGCAATAATAGCCGTGCTGCATGCTTTTCAg ACATTTCTAAATGAATCACTGAATTATTTGGAAAAATTGTACCCTTCGAATGGGGGCGGAATGGTATCTTCATCTCTGGATAAAAGTAAACTTGACAACGATAAAAAATGA
- the TfAP-2 gene encoding transcription factor AP-2-epsilon isoform X3, with protein sequence MHILHRTNDHQFEDQKFMMERLSGHGSLGLSSSSPAYTTHSGGHSGRGGPTSGHSGHSGTHGSAATMHHQSLQSDFQPPYFPPPFHHSAQSPPQQQNHGPLEYLGTDPYGQPLSSLHHAPLHHYNQLAGLRSTQDQLGIHRTHRDDLQGHVTQLSHGFPYTERRSDYGSAISAGAAHGTRLGHEHESLALHQALQNAVDDVQAPALDDNVAFMSDLPLIKSMKSGKEAGNIGSGSPSEVFCAVPGRLSLLSSTSKYKVTIAEVQRRLSPPECLNASLLGGVLRRAKSKNGGRLLREKLEKIGLNLPAGRRKAANVTLLTSLVEGEATHLAKDFHFVCETEFPARQLAEYIVRHQTEPQDSYRRKEIILHSQQITKELMQILSQDRTTHFGTRSQHLLEPSMQRHLTHFSLITHGFGSPAIIAVLHAFQTFLNESLNYLEKLYPSNGGGMVSSSLDKSKLDNDKK encoded by the exons GAACGCCTTAGTGGCCATGGTAGCTTGGGCCTGTCAAGCAGTAGCCCGGCCTATACAACCCATTCAGGTGGGCATTCAGGTAGAGGAGGACCAACGTCCGGACACAGTGGACACAGTGGCACCCATGGGTCGGCAGCTACCATGCATCACCAATCACTGCAGTCTGATTTTCAGCCCCCGTATTTTCCACCACCATTTCACCACTCAGCTCAAAGCCCTCCTCAGCAACAG AACCATGGACCGCTCGAGTACTTAGGAACGGATCCCTATGGCCAGCCGCTATCCTCATTGCATCACGCACCTCTTCATCACTACAATCAGTTGGCGGGCCTCAGGTCCACACAGGATCAACTGGGGATACACAGAACTCATAGGGACGACTTGCAAGGACATGTT aCCCAACTATCGCATGGTTTTCCGTACACGGAAAGAAGAAGTGATTACGGCAGTGCAATATCAGCAGGAGCAGCACACGGCACCAGACTTGGACATGAACACGAATCTCTGGCCTTACATCAAGCGCTGCAGAATGCGGTTGATGATGTCCAAGCTCCTGCCCTGGATGACAATGTGGCTTTCATGTCAGACTTACCTCTGATAAAAA GCATGAAAAGTGGGAAGGAGGCTGGAAACATAGGCTCCGGATCGCCCAGCGAAGTGTTCTGTGCAGTTCCGGGTCGACTCAGTCTTCTGTCAAGCACATCGAAATACAAGGTAACAATTGCCGAAGTCCAGCGGAGATTGTCGCCGCCCGAATGCCTGAACGCATCTCTACTCGGTGGCGTACTAAGAAG GGCAAAGAGCAAAAATGGTGGCCGACTCTTAAGGGAAAAGCTCGAGAAGATCGGCCTGAACCTGCCGGCCGGACGGCGAAAAGCAGCAAACGTGACACTGCTCACATCTTTAGTCGAGGGAGAAGCAACGCACTTGGCCAAAGACTTTCACTTCGTTTGTGAAACTGAGTTCCCAGCTAGACAATTGGCAGAATATATTGTGCGGCATCAAACAGAGCCCCAGGATTCCTATCGGCGGAAAGAAATTATACTTCACTCACAACAA ATTACAAAAGAGTTGATGCAAATATTGAGTCAAGATCGAACCACTCACTTTGGGACAAGATCACAGCATTTGCTGGAGCCCTCAATGCAGCGACATTTAACACACTTTTCCTTAATAACGCACGGATTCGGTTCTCCTGCAATAATAGCCGTGCTGCATGCTTTTCAg ACATTTCTAAATGAATCACTGAATTATTTGGAAAAATTGTACCCTTCGAATGGGGGCGGAATGGTATCTTCATCTCTGGATAAAAGTAAACTTGACAACGATAAAAAATGA